One window of Botrimarina mediterranea genomic DNA carries:
- a CDS encoding serine/threonine-protein kinase, which translates to MFPPTLLRRRPAMQPDASPAADDKVENAAVDGGSDGSRGRRAIKFQYATGDTPLDGYTIKRGVGRGGFGEVYFATSDAGKEVALKLIRRNLDVELRGVRQCLNLKHPNLVALYDLRTDSVDDQWVVMEYVAGESLEDAVNRCPDGMPIEEAISWLRGIAAGVGYLHQSGIVHRDLKPANVYLERGAGSIESRVKIGDYGLSKFIATSRRSGQTESVGTVHYMAPEIAGGRYGREIDTYALGVMFYEMLTGRVPFEGESVGEVLMKHLTAEPDLTRVGEPYRTIVARALAKDPELRLSSVEEMLALLPGNESNAPANVAPPQAKGGFNVLSDDVIYGPIRHWAPVSTPPHTHYPTPQREPLWQALVDESHRLRHWWQGLPIPPLGKALILFGIVTMLVFSGAAIAIPAFVLPFYLVYYVVWSAFLKGTETAPAPEVETHTAHYDRPRKPSAPRRTRYNWRRAAMRERSARPLREKAATLTGSMLVSALVAIVASALAAPLLASGTGVDPTVTAVWLAAVATLGSWGVLAVSAFGEAQRDAHPPRRLMNLALGLVVGLAAAGAAEVLGNRLPAWSDATLAPHKCLIQEIVLDSFGFKPFNAITISDNTATLPMAVAAIYFGAVFLLVRWWRSAEYVRQYRWSVWSIGAVVIAAWALSAVAWFPQPLGMVLVGVIALATQVASPWCPPSRRAALARGGMSMEV; encoded by the coding sequence ATGTTCCCCCCCACCCTTCTCCGCCGCCGGCCCGCCATGCAGCCCGACGCCTCGCCCGCCGCTGACGACAAAGTCGAGAATGCGGCTGTCGATGGCGGCAGTGACGGCAGCCGCGGGCGCCGCGCCATCAAGTTCCAGTACGCCACCGGCGACACGCCGCTCGACGGCTACACCATTAAACGCGGCGTCGGCCGCGGCGGCTTTGGCGAGGTCTACTTCGCCACCAGCGACGCCGGCAAGGAGGTCGCTCTCAAGCTCATCCGCCGCAACCTCGATGTCGAGCTGCGTGGCGTTCGCCAGTGCCTTAACCTTAAGCACCCCAACCTCGTCGCGCTGTACGACCTCCGAACCGACTCGGTCGATGACCAGTGGGTCGTCATGGAGTACGTCGCCGGTGAGTCGCTCGAAGACGCCGTCAACCGCTGCCCCGACGGCATGCCGATCGAGGAAGCGATCTCCTGGCTGCGTGGCATCGCCGCGGGCGTCGGCTATCTGCATCAGAGCGGCATCGTCCACCGCGACCTCAAGCCCGCCAACGTCTACCTCGAACGCGGCGCCGGCTCGATCGAGTCGCGCGTCAAGATCGGCGACTACGGCCTCTCCAAGTTCATCGCCACCAGCCGCCGCAGCGGGCAGACCGAATCGGTCGGCACCGTCCACTACATGGCGCCCGAGATCGCCGGCGGCCGCTACGGTCGTGAGATCGACACCTACGCCCTCGGCGTGATGTTCTACGAGATGCTCACCGGCCGCGTGCCGTTCGAGGGCGAGAGCGTCGGCGAAGTGCTGATGAAGCACCTCACCGCCGAGCCCGACCTGACGCGCGTCGGCGAGCCCTACCGCACGATCGTGGCGCGAGCGCTAGCGAAGGACCCCGAGTTGCGGTTGTCGAGCGTCGAAGAGATGCTCGCGCTGCTGCCCGGCAACGAGTCGAACGCCCCCGCCAACGTCGCCCCGCCGCAAGCGAAGGGCGGGTTCAATGTCTTGAGCGACGACGTGATCTACGGGCCCATTCGGCATTGGGCGCCCGTTTCGACACCGCCGCACACGCACTACCCCACGCCGCAGCGTGAACCGCTCTGGCAAGCGCTCGTGGACGAGTCACACCGACTGCGTCATTGGTGGCAGGGGCTACCGATCCCGCCGCTCGGCAAGGCGCTGATCCTGTTCGGCATCGTGACGATGCTCGTCTTCTCCGGCGCGGCGATCGCGATCCCGGCGTTCGTGCTGCCGTTCTACTTGGTGTACTACGTCGTCTGGTCGGCGTTCCTCAAAGGGACGGAGACGGCTCCCGCACCCGAGGTCGAAACCCACACCGCCCACTACGATCGACCGCGGAAACCCTCCGCCCCACGACGCACGCGCTACAACTGGCGCCGCGCGGCAATGCGCGAGCGGTCCGCGCGGCCGCTGCGTGAGAAGGCTGCGACGCTGACGGGCTCGATGCTCGTGTCGGCGCTGGTGGCGATCGTCGCGTCGGCGCTTGCGGCGCCGCTCCTGGCGAGTGGGACCGGCGTCGATCCCACCGTAACCGCGGTGTGGCTCGCCGCCGTCGCGACCCTCGGCTCGTGGGGCGTCCTCGCCGTCAGCGCCTTCGGCGAAGCACAGCGCGACGCTCACCCGCCCCGCCGATTGATGAATCTTGCGCTCGGCCTTGTCGTTGGCCTCGCCGCCGCGGGCGCCGCCGAAGTGCTGGGCAATCGGTTGCCAGCCTGGAGCGACGCAACGCTGGCGCCTCACAAGTGTCTGATCCAAGAGATCGTTCTCGATTCTTTCGGCTTCAAGCCCTTCAATGCGATCACCATCTCTGACAACACCGCGACGCTGCCAATGGCGGTTGCTGCGATCTATTTCGGCGCTGTCTTCCTCCTCGTCCGTTGGTGGCGATCGGCAGAGTACGTCCGTCAATATCGCTGGAGCGTCTGGTCGATCGGCGCGGTAGTGATCGCCGCGTGGGCGCTGTCGGCAGTCGCCTGGTTCCCGCAACCCCTGGGGATGGTGCTGGTGGGCGTGATCGCCCTAGCGACCCAAGTCGCCAGCCCCTGGTGCCCCCCCAGCCGCCGAGCCGCGTTGGCTCGTGGCGGCATGAGCATGGAGGTTTAG
- a CDS encoding FHA domain-containing protein, whose protein sequence is MPLAPDETPTQWYAGPSARPSSSVAAISLRLRDTTRAGGAPEDQTVKGFPSGQPSDASRRDQQMLWVDGVGGYLVTLAEQLVIGQPGVGSSDGPDLPILADLSRRHARLARTGGRYVLTPYGPANLNGKKLDGPAVVEDGAVIELGSVALRLRRPHALSASAILTIESGHRSVPAADAILLMAESCVLGPKPHSHIRCPDWRDEAILFRGPGGLVCRSSGALVVDGRPADGAVPVSPGHRIEGQDFALSVEPVQEA, encoded by the coding sequence ATGCCCCTGGCGCCCGACGAAACGCCGACCCAATGGTATGCCGGCCCCTCCGCCCGGCCGTCCAGCAGCGTGGCGGCGATCTCCTTGCGACTCCGTGACACGACCCGCGCCGGTGGCGCCCCCGAGGACCAGACCGTGAAGGGCTTTCCGTCTGGCCAACCGTCCGACGCTTCCCGCCGAGACCAGCAGATGCTCTGGGTCGATGGCGTCGGCGGCTATCTGGTGACGCTCGCCGAGCAGCTGGTGATCGGCCAGCCCGGCGTTGGCTCGAGCGACGGGCCCGACCTGCCGATTCTTGCCGACCTCTCCCGCCGACACGCCCGCCTCGCCCGCACCGGCGGCCGCTACGTGCTGACCCCCTACGGCCCCGCCAATCTGAACGGCAAGAAGCTCGATGGCCCGGCGGTCGTCGAAGACGGCGCCGTCATCGAACTGGGCTCGGTCGCCCTCCGGTTACGAAGACCGCACGCCCTCAGCGCCTCGGCGATCCTGACCATCGAGAGCGGCCACCGCAGCGTGCCGGCTGCGGACGCCATCCTGCTAATGGCGGAGAGTTGCGTCCTGGGCCCGAAGCCGCACAGCCACATCCGCTGCCCCGATTGGCGCGACGAGGCGATCCTGTTCCGCGGCCCCGGGGGGCTCGTGTGCCGTTCCAGCGGCGCCCTGGTGGTCGATGGCCGACCAGCGGACGGCGCCGTCCCCGTTTCGCCCGGCCACCGGATTGAGGGGCAAGATTTCGCGCTGAGCGTCGAACCTGTTCAGGAGGCTTGA